AAAGGTCTGCCAGCCCCAACGGCCACCAACGGTAATTTTATCGGCAACAAACCACCGGCCTTCGATGCTCGCCCCACGAAAACTGGGAGAACTAATAAAATCCTGGGTATTTCCCATACCGAAACCCATGTCATATTGAAAATTCCAAATACCGCCGCCCTGCGCAAAGGCTGTCATTCCTGTAAGCATAAATACGGCGCTGATTATGATTGTTTTTATCTTTTTCATCTTTTTCCTGTTTCAATGATTACTTTGAAGAAGTTTTAATTTCCGGAGATTGTTTAAACATCTGGTCAATCCCGTCAAGTGTACGGGTTTCAATATTACTTCCTTCCAAAATTCCGTTCAAAGCACCGTTCCAGTAAACACGGGAAACCGTATCTCCCTGAACAACATCATAATCTTCTTTATTCACCATTTCTACGAGAAGTGTACCGGTTTTGTACTCAGAATACCACGGAATAGACGGATAATAATAAGGTGGATAATACCAGCCCCAACCCGGGAACCAAGGACTCCATCCTGGATAATAAGGATAATACCAGCCCCCTACAACATACGTTTTTTCAAGAGCCGAAACAATCAATTCCACATCAGGCATCTGTCCATTCACCGTATCCGCTAAAGTAAAGCGTTGGTAACCCATTTCGGACATCTGTTTGGCAATTTCATCGAGGTAAGCTTGTTGATTGGCTACCGGAGTTTGATCTGTTGTGTCTTCCCGCCGTACGAAAATAGTATCCGGCATATAATATGTGTGAAGACTCTGAAAATCAACAGAATCATTGTAACCCGTCACCACTACGTCCGTTTGACTAACGGTCAGCGTATTGTCGGGATAACAACCTTCCATAAAAGCCAATACTCCTACGCCTGCAAAGATCAGGAGCGCTTTTGTCATCCATTTTTTCATAAACTTATTATTTAAATTAATTATAAATTAGGTTGCAAAGATATACTTTTCATCGTAAGTCAAACAAAAAATTGCAAAATCCTTGCCAAACTCGTCATTCCTTTTTGTTTGACTCCCGCTTTTCATATTCAAAAAAACGCAAATAATTTGCAAATATTCCTTACCAAACTCTAAATAATGTTAAATTTATGTGGGGAATGGTTTATTTTTGCTTCCGGACATGATTTTCAGGAATATTTTACATACCACCGGTTCTCGAATCATTAACGCGATTTTCAACCTGATCATTCTGCTGCTGGTAACCCATTTTGTCGGCAGCAAAGGATTTGGCATTATCAGTCTTATTGTTCTTGATATTACGGTCATACAACTGTTTACCGGTCTTATTGCCGGTGGTTCCCTCATTTATTTTACTTCGCGCAGCCCGGTTTCATCCCTTCTTTTTGGCGCTTACCTGTGGGTTTTGCTAATAACCGCTTTATTTGGTGCTGCGGGGTACGGATTCGAATGGCTCTTTCCGGATTTTTTCCATCTGATCGTTCCGGAAGGTTATTACACCGAAATCCTTGTCCTGGTCATTATCAACAGTTTAATGCAGGTTCATTACAATTTGCTCATCGGGCAAAAACGGATTTCCCTGTATAATCTGCTTTTCACCATTCAAATCACGGTTTTTCTTGTCTGGTTTTCTGTAGCTTTAATCTTTATGCATCAGCAGGGAATACCGGCTTATGTTACGGCGCTTTTTGCATCGTGGCTAACCGGCGGCTTCCTGTCGTTGTTTTTTGTTCTTCAAAAGGTACAGCGCTTTGCTTTTAAAGCGCCTTTAAAAACGTTTCGCGACCTGATCCGTTACGGATTGCCCACCCAGCTGGCCGTTACCCTGCACATCGGGAACAAACGGCTGGGCTTTTATGTCTTACGCATTTTTTCGGGACTCTCACCGCTTGGAATTTACAGTGCAGGCGTACAACTAACCGAAGGATTGCGGTTGATCGGACAAAGCATCTCGCTGGTGCAGTACAGTGCCATTTCAAACAGCCGCGATGGGGAATATGCCCGGCAGCTGAGCATCCGGCTGATGAAATTCACACTGGTTTTAACCTTTTTGGCCTTATTCATTCTTTGGATCATTCCCCGGCCGGTATATCAACTGGTTTTCAGCCGTTCGTTTTCAGAAATAAAAACCATTGTGTTTTTTCTCAGTCCGGGCGTACTGGCTTTGGCAGCCAACACCATTTTCAGTCATTATTTTTCCGGGATCGGGCAGCCTAAAGTCAATTTAAAAGCCAACAGCATCGGCCTTCTCTTCACCGTCAGCTTTGCTTTTTTACTGATTCCCCCATTCGGATACACGGGAGCCGCCATTACGGCATCCGTTAACTACCTAGCCAGTGTTGTTTACCAGGCCATTGTTTTCCGCAAACAAACCCACACTCCGCTAACCGAATGGATGATACAAAAGCAAGACATCGGTTTTCTTAAAGAGGCCATCCGGACATGGCGACAAAAAAAAGAGGTTATTTGATGATCAAATAACCTCTTTCAACCTACAAATGATAAAAAATTATGCTCCAAGAAGTTCGAGCATTTTATTTCCAATTTCGGCAGGAGAATCCACTACATGCACACCGCATTCACGCAAGATGGCTTTTTTGGCTTCTGCTGTATCTGCTTTTCCACCGATAATAGCACCGGCGTGTCCCATGGTACGTCCTTTAGGCGCTGTTGCCCCGGCAATAAAACTTACCACCGGTTTAGTACCGTTTTCTTTAATATAGTAAGCCGCTTCGGCTTCCATGTTTCCGCCGATTTCGCCGATCATCACAATCCCTTTGGTTTCCAGATCGTTCATAAACAATTCAACGGCTTCTTTGGTTGTGGTTCCGATAATCGGGTCACCGCCAATTCCGATGGCTGTGGTTTGTCCCAATCCGGCTTTTGTCAGCTGATCAACGGCTTCATAGGTAAGGGTTCCTGAGCGGGAAACAATTCCTACTTTACCTTTTGAATGAATAAATCCGGGCATGATTCCCACTTTGGCTTCGCCGGGCGTAATAACACCAGGACAGTTAGGACCTACCAGCCGGCTGTCTTTATCTTTTAAATATTCTTTTACTTTCACCATATCTTCGGTAGGAATACCTTCGGTGATACAGATAATCACTTTTACACCGGCTTCGGCTGCTTCCATAATGGCATCGGCAGCAAACGGCGGCGGAACAAAGATAACCGAAACATCGGCGCCGGTTTCATCAACCGCTTCTTTTACCGTATTAAACACCGGTTTTCCCAGATGTTGCTGTCCGCCTTTTCCGGGAGTAACCCCTCCTACTACATTGGTTCCATACTCAATCATTTGTGAGGCATGAAAAGTGCCTTCGCCCCCGGTGAAACCCTGAACGAGAACTTTCGAATCGTTATTGACTAAAATGCTCATTTTAACAAATTTTTGTATCCAAATTTTTTTTAGAAGTGCCAAAGGTAATATGTTTTGTTTAAACTTTTCAACTAACTTGCTTATTTTTGTTTTTTATAAATAATTTCGATTTTTATCATGAACAACTCATTATCAAACAATTATAATCAAGACACCATCGCAGCCATTGCCACTCCTGCAGGTTCCGGAGCCATAGCAATGATCAGAATCTCAGGAAAAAACAGTCTTGAAACCGCTTTCCGGTGTTTCCGTCCGGCAAATAAAAACATCCGGATCGGGAATATCCAAAGCCACCGGTTATATTTCGGAGAAATCGTTGCAGACAACAAAATACTGGACGAAGTTTTACTGAGTTACTTTAAAGCCCCCCATTCTTACACCGGAGAAGATGCCGTTGAAATTTCCTGTCACGGTTCCCTTTATATCCAGCAAGCCCTTTTACAGGCTCTTCTTCAGGCCGGAGCGCGACTGGCACGGCCCGGAGAATTCACCCTGCGGGCTTTTATGAACGGAAAAATGGATTTGACCCAGGCCGAAGCCGTGGCCGACCTGATCGCTTCCGAATCAAAAGCAGCCCACCAGCTGGCCATGCAGCAAATGCGGGGAGGCTTTTCGGAAAAGATCCGCGCCTTAAGGAAACAATTGGTGCATTTCGCTTCCTTGCTGGAACTGGAGCTGGATTTCAGCGAAGAAGATGTGGAGTTTGCCGATCGCCGGGACTTTATGGCCCTGCTCAACGAAATGCAAGCCGAGCTTTCGCGGCTTATCGAATCGTTTAAAATGGGTAATGTTCTGAAAAAAGGAATCCCGGTGGCCATTATCGGAAAACCCAACGTAGGAAAATCGACCCTGCTCAATGCCATCTTAAATGAAGAAAAAGCCCTGGTTTCGGATATTCCGGGCACTACCCGCGATGCCATAGAAGATACCATCACTTTAGAAGGATATTCTTTCCGTTTTATTGATACGGCCGGACTCCGCCCGTCGGATGACCTGGTGGAAAAAATGGGCATTGAAAAAACCAAAGATAAAATTGAACAGGCACGCCTGATCCTTTATGTCTGCGACATCAGCAACATGAACAAAAAAAACATGGAAAAACTACTGGAAGAATATAAATCGTATATCCATCATAAAGACAAACATTTTATTCTGGTAGCCAATAAAATTGATCAGCTGGAAGAAGTTCCCGGCCATTTAAAAGAATTGCTTGAACTGGAAACGGTTTTCGTATCGGCCAAACGAAAAGAAAACATCCATCTTTTGGCCGAAACACTGGTCAATCATGTAAAAAACGACCGTTTTGACGAAAACATTCTGGTCAGCAATTCACGGCATTACGAAGCACTGGTTCGCACCCAGGAGGCCATTCAGGCGGTAAAACAAGGATTTAACACCAACCTTCCGGCTGATCTGATCGCCATCGACCTGCGCCAGGCCCTGTATCATTTGGGAACCATTACCGGCGAAGTAACCACAGACGAAATCCTGGGAAATATTTTCAGCCAGTTTTGTATCGGGAAGTAACGTTGACAAAGAAAACCGATACCAAATCCAACCAAACCCACGATAGGCCTTGATTTCAAGGCCTTTTTTTAATGAACAATGTTGATAACTATTTTGTGTTATTTTGCGATGTAAGGTACAAATTTGTACCTTTGTTGTACCAATACTTGAATTGGATTTTTTATGAGACAATTTTGTACCCCGAATGGTTTACAAAGTTTACAAAATGGAACACTTTAATACAAATTTAAACACTATTCGGGCGAATAAACCAAAAATTAGGTACAAAAATGAGTAGCAATATCAAAGTACAACGCATCTGCCAGTATTGCGGAAAAGAATTTACGGCCCGTACCACGGTGACCAAATACTGTTCTCATCGGTGCGCAAGCAGGGCAAACAAAGAAAAAAAACGAGCCGAAAAAGTACAAAAGTCAAATATCGAGACCAAAAAGACAAAAAACAAACCCATTGAAGAACTGAAAGCCAAAGAGTTTTTAACTGTCACAGAAGTATCTCAATTAATTAATTGTTCCCGACAGAACGTTTATAAACTCATCAATTCCGGAAAATTGAAAGCCACCAACATTCTTGAAAAGAAGACCATTATAAGGCGGGTGGATCTTGATGCTTTATTTACGGAATTACCCGATACAGATATCCGGGAATCAATACCAGAACAACAAAAAAAAGACTTAAGCACATGGAGGGAAGCCGGTCAATTTGATATTTCAGATTGTTATACCATTTCTGAAGTTCAGGAAAAATACGGCATTTCAGATAAAGCATTGTATGACATCATCAAACGGAACCACATTCCAAAAATAAAAAAAGGCTGGTATGCTTATGTTCCGAAACCACTTATCGACCAAATTTTTAAATCAGACAATAAAAAAAATCATAAAACAAAAAGGGCATGGCAATCAAAGTAACATTAAGAGAAAAAAGCATTTCCAAAAAACGCAAAAGCCTATATCTTGACTTTTGGCCAGCTATCCCCCACCCTAAAACCGGTAAACCAACCCGCAGAGAGTTTTTGGGGCTTTACATATTTGAAAAGCCCAAGAACCCCATCGACAAACAGCACAATACTGATACACTGAGAATAGCCAGAAGTATAAGGCAAAAACGCGAAAACGATTTAAACAAACCCGAAATTTACAGCCAATATGAGAAAGAACAATTGAAGCGAAAGGAACTGGGCGAGCAAAATTTTGTCGAATATTTTAAAAAACTAGCCGACAAACGAAAAACATCGAACCACGACAACTGGATATCCGCCCTTCATTATCTTGATGAGTTCACAAACGGAGAATTAAGGTTTGCCGACCTCAATGAAAGAATAATTAATGAGTTCAAAGAGTATTTACTCACGGCAAGGAGCCGCAGAAGCAATAAAACAAAACTTTCTCAAAATTCAGCTGTTTCATACTTTAATAAGGTAAAAGCCGCCTTAAAACAAGCCTACAAAGACGGAATCTTACAAACAGACCTGAATACCAGAATAAGCCCAATAAAAGCAGCCGAAACAAGAAGAGAATACTTAACGATTGATGAATTAAACAGTCTCGTAAAAACCCCCTGTAACGATGAATTACTGAAACGTGCTGCTCTCTTTTCAGCTCTTACCGGATTACGGTTTTCAGATATCCAAAAAATGATTTGGAGTGAGTTGGAATACATCAAGGGGCAAGGCTATTTTTTGAATTTTAGCCAAAAGAAAACGAAAGGCATAGAGTATTTACCGATTTCGGAACAGGCATACAGCTTAACACAGGGGGAAAAAAACCCAAAAGACATGCCTCAGGACAAACATGTATTTGATGGATTGAAATATTCGGCCTACAATAATAAGCACCTGTTTCAATGGATTGGTGCAGCCGGCATAACTAAAAATATCACTTTTCACAGTTTCCGGCATACGTTTGCCACGCTGCAACTTTTTAATGGTACGGATATCTACACTGTTTCCAAAATGTTAGGCCATAAAAGCCTGAAAACAACACAGATTTACACTAAAATTGTGGATGAAGCCAAACGGAAGGCAGCAAATAGAATTAAACTGAACATTTAATAAAAAATTCTTAGTACATGACAAAAAATAAATCACTGATAATCAGCAAAATAACCCTTAAAA
The sequence above is drawn from the Candidatus Sulfidibacterium hydrothermale genome and encodes:
- a CDS encoding DUF4136 domain-containing protein, with amino-acid sequence MKKWMTKALLIFAGVGVLAFMEGCYPDNTLTVSQTDVVVTGYNDSVDFQSLHTYYMPDTIFVRREDTTDQTPVANQQAYLDEIAKQMSEMGYQRFTLADTVNGQMPDVELIVSALEKTYVVGGWYYPYYPGWSPWFPGWGWYYPPYYYPSIPWYSEYKTGTLLVEMVNKEDYDVVQGDTVSRVYWNGALNGILEGSNIETRTLDGIDQMFKQSPEIKTSSK
- a CDS encoding oligosaccharide flippase family protein — encoded protein: MGNGLFLLPDMIFRNILHTTGSRIINAIFNLIILLLVTHFVGSKGFGIISLIVLDITVIQLFTGLIAGGSLIYFTSRSPVSSLLFGAYLWVLLITALFGAAGYGFEWLFPDFFHLIVPEGYYTEILVLVIINSLMQVHYNLLIGQKRISLYNLLFTIQITVFLVWFSVALIFMHQQGIPAYVTALFASWLTGGFLSLFFVLQKVQRFAFKAPLKTFRDLIRYGLPTQLAVTLHIGNKRLGFYVLRIFSGLSPLGIYSAGVQLTEGLRLIGQSISLVQYSAISNSRDGEYARQLSIRLMKFTLVLTFLALFILWIIPRPVYQLVFSRSFSEIKTIVFFLSPGVLALAANTIFSHYFSGIGQPKVNLKANSIGLLFTVSFAFLLIPPFGYTGAAITASVNYLASVVYQAIVFRKQTHTPLTEWMIQKQDIGFLKEAIRTWRQKKEVI
- the sucD gene encoding succinate--CoA ligase subunit alpha — its product is MSILVNNDSKVLVQGFTGGEGTFHASQMIEYGTNVVGGVTPGKGGQQHLGKPVFNTVKEAVDETGADVSVIFVPPPFAADAIMEAAEAGVKVIICITEGIPTEDMVKVKEYLKDKDSRLVGPNCPGVITPGEAKVGIMPGFIHSKGKVGIVSRSGTLTYEAVDQLTKAGLGQTTAIGIGGDPIIGTTTKEAVELFMNDLETKGIVMIGEIGGNMEAEAAYYIKENGTKPVVSFIAGATAPKGRTMGHAGAIIGGKADTAEAKKAILRECGVHVVDSPAEIGNKMLELLGA
- the mnmE gene encoding tRNA uridine-5-carboxymethylaminomethyl(34) synthesis GTPase MnmE; this translates as MNNSLSNNYNQDTIAAIATPAGSGAIAMIRISGKNSLETAFRCFRPANKNIRIGNIQSHRLYFGEIVADNKILDEVLLSYFKAPHSYTGEDAVEISCHGSLYIQQALLQALLQAGARLARPGEFTLRAFMNGKMDLTQAEAVADLIASESKAAHQLAMQQMRGGFSEKIRALRKQLVHFASLLELELDFSEEDVEFADRRDFMALLNEMQAELSRLIESFKMGNVLKKGIPVAIIGKPNVGKSTLLNAILNEEKALVSDIPGTTRDAIEDTITLEGYSFRFIDTAGLRPSDDLVEKMGIEKTKDKIEQARLILYVCDISNMNKKNMEKLLEEYKSYIHHKDKHFILVANKIDQLEEVPGHLKELLELETVFVSAKRKENIHLLAETLVNHVKNDRFDENILVSNSRHYEALVRTQEAIQAVKQGFNTNLPADLIAIDLRQALYHLGTITGEVTTDEILGNIFSQFCIGK
- a CDS encoding helix-turn-helix domain-containing protein; translated protein: MSSNIKVQRICQYCGKEFTARTTVTKYCSHRCASRANKEKKRAEKVQKSNIETKKTKNKPIEELKAKEFLTVTEVSQLINCSRQNVYKLINSGKLKATNILEKKTIIRRVDLDALFTELPDTDIRESIPEQQKKDLSTWREAGQFDISDCYTISEVQEKYGISDKALYDIIKRNHIPKIKKGWYAYVPKPLIDQIFKSDNKKNHKTKRAWQSK
- a CDS encoding tyrosine-type recombinase/integrase, translated to MAIKVTLREKSISKKRKSLYLDFWPAIPHPKTGKPTRREFLGLYIFEKPKNPIDKQHNTDTLRIARSIRQKRENDLNKPEIYSQYEKEQLKRKELGEQNFVEYFKKLADKRKTSNHDNWISALHYLDEFTNGELRFADLNERIINEFKEYLLTARSRRSNKTKLSQNSAVSYFNKVKAALKQAYKDGILQTDLNTRISPIKAAETRREYLTIDELNSLVKTPCNDELLKRAALFSALTGLRFSDIQKMIWSELEYIKGQGYFLNFSQKKTKGIEYLPISEQAYSLTQGEKNPKDMPQDKHVFDGLKYSAYNNKHLFQWIGAAGITKNITFHSFRHTFATLQLFNGTDIYTVSKMLGHKSLKTTQIYTKIVDEAKRKAANRIKLNI